The following are from one region of the Bactrocera oleae isolate idBacOlea1 chromosome 6, idBacOlea1, whole genome shotgun sequence genome:
- the LOC106619537 gene encoding uncharacterized protein, giving the protein MRLLLAFTLVAAVTADVSHLFSHSDNLQDDGYHYNKPNGGAIVDIPASHKHAASGPSQSYSGASGHQGAASYHSSSFPATSYESVGSSGASYQAASAPAAVYSSGSSYQSASAPAASGSYSGSSTYYAGSESAPVSSYSSGPSYQASSGTKHGSNYQAASAPAASYSHSSSYQTASAPALSYSTGSTQHEAPSAYQAASSYQAVSAPATSYSHVGSHQAASSHHAASNGPSYQSASAPSVSYSPGASHQAASAPAASYSGSSSNRVASNLGGAGSFTSLSSSVSASSRLGSGAKDESGYHYDAPKTPFESRPEPVKEYLPPPAPKRPPPPPPPAPKRPPPPPPTPKRPPPPSPPKEYLPPAPTNKPAPPARPAPPPPPAPKRPPPSPPKEYLPPPPTNKPAPPARPPPPPSPPKEYLPPSSGPKGYTYPNDPQPPFTS; this is encoded by the exons ATG AGATTACTATTAGCCTTTACTTTGGTGGCGGCTGTCACAGCTGATGTTTCCCACCTTTTTTCGCATAGCGATAACCTTCAGGATGATGGATACCACTACAATAAACCAAACGGTGGAGCAATTGTAGATATCCCGGCTTCCCATAAACATGCTGCTTCAGGTCCATCTCAATCATATTCAGGAGCCTCAGGCCATCAAGGTGCTGCATCTTATCACTCTAGCTCATTTCCTGCTACCTCATATGAATCGGTTGGGTCTAGCGGCGCTTCTTATCAAGCAGCTTCAGCTCCCGCTGCTGTTTACTCAAGTGGCTCATCTTACCAATCGGCATCAGCTCCTGCTGCATCTGGATCATATTCGGGTAGCTCTACTTACTACGCAGGCTCAGAATCAGCACCAGTATCTTCTTACTCAAGTGGCCCCTCCTATCAAGCATCTTCAGGCACAAAACATGGTTCTAACTACCAAGCTGCCTCAGCTCCAGCAGCTTCTTATTCTCATAGTTCGTCTTATCAAACCGCCTCAGCACCTGCTTTATCCTATTCTACTGGTTCTACTCAACATGAAGCTCCATCTGCTTACCAAGCAGCATCGTCTTATCAAGCAGTTTCAGCACCCGCAACTTCTTATTCACATGTTGGATCTCACCAAGCGGCTTCTTCACATCATGCCGCTTCAAATGGGCCATCTTATCAATCTGCCTCTGCTCCCTCCGTTTCTTATTCACCTGGCGCGAGTCATCAAGCCGCATCAGCTCCAGCTGCATCTTATTCCGGCAGTTCATCCAACCGAGTTGCTTCAAATCTTGGTGGTGCTGGTTCTTTTACCAGTTTGTCTTCTTCTGTTTCAGCTTCGTCCCGTTTAGGTTCTGGCGCAAAAGATGAAAGTGGATACCACTATGACGCTCCAAAAACTCCATTTGAAAGTCGACCGGAACCTGTAAAAGAATATTTACCACCACCAGCACCAAAAAGGCCTCCACCACCACCTCCGCCAGCACCTAAACGCCCACCCCCACCTCCACCAACACCCAAACGTCCACCCCCACCATCTCCACCAAAAGAATATCTACCACCCGCACCAACCAATAAACCAGCTCCCCCCGCGCGCCCTGCACCACCTCCACCACCAGCTCCAAAACGTCCACCCCCCTCACCACCAAAAGAGTATCTTCCTCCACCACCAACAAATAAACCAGCACCGCCAGCGCGTCCTCCACCACCACCATCACCACCAAAAGAATATCTTCCACCATCTTCCGGACCAAAAGGATACACATATCCTAATGATCCACAACCACCTTTCACTTCCTAA